In Amphiura filiformis chromosome 1, Afil_fr2py, whole genome shotgun sequence, the following are encoded in one genomic region:
- the LOC140164692 gene encoding uncharacterized protein, which translates to MLESLDILDDSFAFMANMDDVITSSPKPTSNQGIPSEYNVSRKDRNIHGGGVFVAVTKRYVSTTEYSLDTQSEIVWCKIEIAGTKPLHIGSFYRPTDNKAEPIQQLNISLSKITQNGTLPNVILGGDFNCPDVEWITNTIKPNPQYGYKVNRALLDTVEEHGLIQQVKEPTRLNNILDLLLTTNPDLVEQVDVCPGMSDHRIVIAVINVKAKRITKPPRKVFVYTKMNKEGFKNDALAFQKVILTSNERSTSENWSHFTNEIGGMVEKHVPQKNIRERWDVPWLSPEIKRLIRKKQRVYNAFKKYKSDVLWEHFRKIRKTVHREMTKSKNDYNCWEKILVTRQNNPA; encoded by the exons ATGTTGGAGTCTCTAGACATACTAGATGACTCATTTGCATTTATGGCTAACATGGATGATGTTATAACATCCAGTCCCAAACCAACTAGTAACCAAG GTATTCCGTCCGAGTATAATGTTTCTCGTAAGGACAGGAACATTCATGGCGGTGGTGTATTTGTAGCTGTGACAAAGAGGTATGTATCCACCACTGAATATTCCCTAGACACTCAATCTGAAATAGTGTGGTGCAAGATTGAGATTGCAGGTACCAAACCTCTACACATAGGATCGTTTTATAGACCCACTGATAACAAAGCTGAACCTATCCAACAATTAAATATTTCCTTAAGCAAGATAACACAGAATGGTACGTTACCTAATGTCATCCTGGGTGGTGATTTTAATTGTCCAGATGTCGAATGGATAACCAACACCATTAAGCCAAATCCTCAGTATGGCTACAAAGTCAACAGAGCTTTATTGGATACCGTTGAAGAACATGGTTTAATCCAACAAGTAAAGGAACCAACCCGCTTGAATAACATCCTAGACCTCTTATTAACCACCAACCCAGATCTGGTGGAGCAGGTCGATGTTTGCCCTGGAATGAGCGATCATAGGATAGTAATTGCTGTGATCAATGTTAAAGCTAAGCGTATTACAAAACCTCCACGTAAAGTGTTTGTTTACACGAAAATGAACAAGGAAGGTTTTAAGAATGATGCGCTTGCTTTCCAAAAAGTTATTCTTACGAGCAATGAGCGTTCTACCAGTGAAAACTGGTCGCACTTCACCAATGAAATCGGTGGGATGGTAGAGAAGCATGTCCCTCAAAAAAATATCAGGGAGCGTTGGGATGTACCCTGGCTATCGCCCGAAATAAAAAGGCTCATCCGTAAAAAACAACGGGTTTATAATGCTTTTAAGAAATACAAGTCTGATGTTCTATGGGAACATTTCAGAAAAATTAGAAAAACTGTTCATAGAGAAATGACCAAATCCAAAAATGATTACAACTGTTGGGAAAAGATTCTGGTCACACGTCAAAACAATCCGGCGTGA